The sequence GGTAGCTGACGCGCACCCGCTCGATGCCGTCCACGGCGGCGAGCTCGGGGAGCAGGGTCTCCAGGAGGCGGATGTCGCCGAGGTCCTTGCCGTACGAGGTGTTGTTCTCGGAGACGAGCATGACCTCGCGCACCCCCTGCTCGGCGAGCCACCGCGTCTCGGTGAGCACGTCGGAGGGACGGCGCGAGATGAAGGAGCCGCGGAAGGAGGGGATGGCGCAGAAGGAGCAGCGCCGGTCGCAGCCCGAGGCGAGCTTGACGGAGGCGACGGGGCTGGTGCCGAGGCGGCGCCGCAGCGGGGCGCGCGGGCCCGAGGCGGGCGCGAGGCCGTCGGGGAGGTCGGCGGGCGCGACGTCCTCGGGCTCGGGGGCCTGCTGCGCGTGGCCGGGCAGGGCGACGCCGGGGGCGTCCTGGCGGGCGGCGGGGCTCAGCGGCAGGAGCTTGCGGCGGTCGCGCGGGGTGTGCGAGGCGTGGATGCCGCCGCTCAGGATCGTCTGGAGGCGGTCGGAGATGTCCGCGTAGTCGTCGAACCCGAGCACGCCGTCCGCCTCGGGCAGCGCCTCGGCGAGGTCCTTGCCGTACCGCTCGGCCATGCAGCCCACCGCGACGACGGCCTGCGTTCTGCCGTGGCCCTTGAGGTCGTTCGCCTCCAGGAGCGCGTCCACGGAGTCCTTCTTGGCGGCCTCGACGAAGCCACAGGTGTTGACGACGGCGACATCGGCGTGCGAGGCGTCCTCGACGAGGTCCCAGCCGTCCGCCTCCAGGCGGCCTGCCAGCTCCTCCGAGTCCACCTCGTTACGGGCGCAGCCAAGGGTGACGAGAGCGACGGTGCGGCGTTCGGGCATGGGCTCAAGACTACTTCGTCCCCGGACGGCGCCTTCCGCGCAGGTGGCGGTAGGGGTTCGGGAGCGGGTCGGGCCGAGGCGGCGGGGCCCGGCGCCGGGGGCGGTGCGCGGTACGCGGCGGACGCCCCCGGCCCGTACCCGCCGCCCCGTGCGCCGCTCAGCCCTCCGAGGGGTTGCCCTTCGTGTACGAGAGCCGCTGGACCTGGCCGGGGCGGAACTTGTCCGCGATGGGCTTGCCGTTCACCGAGACCCGGACCGCGCCCGCGTCGCCGAGGACGAGGTCGACCTGCTCGGCGTCCGTGAACGTCTTGTGCTGGCCCTGCTCCAGGACCCCGTCGAACAGGCTGCGCCCGGTGTGGTCCTTGACCGAGACCCAGGAGCGGCGCTCGGGCACGCTCAGCTTCACCGTCACCTTGTCCGCGGGCACGGCGGCCACCGCGCTCTCCGCGGGGTTCGCGGGACTCGCCGGGGACGGGCTCCCGCTCTGCGACGCGCTCGGCGAGGGGCTCGCGCTGTCACCCGCCGGGGCGCCCTCGGCGGCGTGGCGCTTCGTCCCCGCGGGCTCGTCGCCGCCGCTGACGACGGTGAAGCCCACGAAGGCGACGACCGCGACGATCGCCGCGACCATGGCGGCGGTCCAGTTGGGGCGGCGGCGGTCGGGCCGGATGCGCTCGGCCTCGAAGAGCGGCGCGGCGGGCGTGGGCAGCGGGGCGCCGTCGTGCTCGGCGTCGTAGCGCGCGAGCAGGGGCTCGGGGTCGAGGCCCACGGCGCGCGCGAGGGCGCGCAGGTGTCCCCGGGCGTAGACGGTGCCGCCGCACTGCGAGAAATCGTCGTTCTCGATGGCCTGGACGAGAGGGACGCGGATACGCGTCGAGGCGCTGAGGTCCTCGACCCGGAGCCCGGCCTTCGCGCGGGCCCGCCGCAGCGTCTCGCCGAGGGACGGACCGTCGTCGGAAGGGCGTTCTTCTGCTGGGGAGTTGCCGATGGACACGAGAGCGCCTTTCGAGCGTGCAGCCACCTGCTGGAGGTTCAGTCTAGGGGGGCTGTAAAAGCCTCGGGCAACCCGGCGGACGGGGTTTTACGCCATCGGAATGCCCGGAAATCCTGGGGCGCCCCCGGCCCCGGAATCTCCACACATCCCGCACTCCGCACGCGCGTCCCCCGCCCTCGCCCCCACCGCACCTGAACGGATGAAGGGCCTTGGGCCACGAGGCGGCGCCGGTTCACCGGATCGCTTCCGCCCCAGTTGACGCGCGACCCGCCGAAAGGGTTGCGCACCCTCCTCAGCTCTCGGCGCCGTCCCCGGCACCCGAGGCCCCGGAGGCACCACCGCTCCCCGCTCCCCCGCCGCCCCGGATCTCGTCGATGACCCCGTCCAGCTCGTCCGGCTTGACGAGGACGTCGCGCGCCTTCGAGCCCTCGCTCGGCCCGACGATGTTGCGCGTCTCCATGAGGTCCATCAGGCGCCCCGCCTTCGCGAAGCCGACGCGCAGCTTGCGCTGGAGCATCGAGGTGGAGCCGAACTGGGTCGAGACGACGAGTTCGGTCGCCTGGAGCAGCAGGTCGAGGTCGTCGCCGATCTCCTCGTCGATCTCCTTCTTCTGCTGCGAGCCGACCACGACGTCGTCGCGGAAGACCGGCGCCATCTGCTCCTTGCAGTGGCGCACGACGGCGGCGATCTCCGCCTCGGTGACGAAGGCGCCCTGTATGCGCGTCGCCTTGTTGTCGCCCATCGGCAGGAAGAGCCCGTCCCCCTTGCCGATGAGCTTCT comes from Streptomyces sp. Tu6071 and encodes:
- the rimO gene encoding 30S ribosomal protein S12 methylthiotransferase RimO; this translates as MPERRTVALVTLGCARNEVDSEELAGRLEADGWDLVEDASHADVAVVNTCGFVEAAKKDSVDALLEANDLKGHGRTQAVVAVGCMAERYGKDLAEALPEADGVLGFDDYADISDRLQTILSGGIHASHTPRDRRKLLPLSPAARQDAPGVALPGHAQQAPEPEDVAPADLPDGLAPASGPRAPLRRRLGTSPVASVKLASGCDRRCSFCAIPSFRGSFISRRPSDVLTETRWLAEQGVREVMLVSENNTSYGKDLGDIRLLETLLPELAAVDGIERVRVSYLQPAEMRPGLIDVLTSTPKIAPYFDLSFQHSAAGVLRAMRRFGGTDSFLGLLDQIRAKAPEAGVRSNFIVGFPGETEEDVAELERFLTSARLDAIGVFGYSDEEGTEAATYATKLDEEVVAERLARVSRLAEELTAQRAEERIGETMEVLVESAATEDEPALGRGPHQAPETDGQIILTGGAALPDGASPRVGRMVVAKVIGTEGVDLVAECLEEAGR
- a CDS encoding helix-turn-helix domain-containing protein codes for the protein MSIGNSPAEERPSDDGPSLGETLRRARAKAGLRVEDLSASTRIRVPLVQAIENDDFSQCGGTVYARGHLRALARAVGLDPEPLLARYDAEHDGAPLPTPAAPLFEAERIRPDRRRPNWTAAMVAAIVAVVAFVGFTVVSGGDEPAGTKRHAAEGAPAGDSASPSPSASQSGSPSPASPANPAESAVAAVPADKVTVKLSVPERRSWVSVKDHTGRSLFDGVLEQGQHKTFTDAEQVDLVLGDAGAVRVSVNGKPIADKFRPGQVQRLSYTKGNPSEG